A stretch of DNA from Candidatus Latescibacterota bacterium:
GGCCTGGCGATATAACTGCCGTCGCAGCAGCGACAACTTGTCGTTAAACCACTTGACCAGATGAAAGTGATCCAACACCAAATCGGCCTTGGGAAGATGCTCCAATACAGTGGCCATATACCCACTTGCCATGTCGGTTGCCACAGCTTGAATCTTTGCCTTGGACCGCTTCAAACGTATCCAGAAGCCCTTGAGAGCGGCTTTTCCTTTCCCCTTACCAATATGAATTACCCGTCCGGTTTCAAGATCGAGAACAATGGTAATGTACTTGCGTTTCTTGCCGAGATAGATCTCATCGATAGCAATGTGGCGGACGTTTTTGAGGTTAAATGATTTGTATTTCCGATGTAGATGTCTCTTATGAATCTCTTTGACAGTATCCCAACCCAGGCCTGTCACTTCCGCCACATCACCGATTGTCATAACTCGGCAAAGATCAATTACAAAGCGTTCCAGCGATCTTGTGTAATGCTTTTTCGGCTCGGCAAATGCAAGGTGCGGTTGCCTGATTGATCCGCAATTCTTGCAGCAAAGCCGCGGGATACGCACAACCAGTTCGACCTTGCGGCCACCGACAGGAGGCATCTTGAAGATCCTCGATTTCTGGCCGAGCCGGATTACTCGACGAGATCGGCAGTTCGCACACTTTAAGTTACTGGGCTGGATGCAACCGTGAAGGACAGTTTTTCCGCCAAAAAATCGGCTTTGTGATATTGCACTCCAGCAACTCCAAACGTATGATACAATATACTGGTGGACATGACTTTACCTTTCGGATTTTTCCATAAAGCGTAAGGCCATGTCCTTTTTCATGCAACTCCACATACCCATTAACCGGAAGAGCCCAATTTTCGATCAAAATTGACTCTCAGAGCATCCTTTTTGCTTTC
This window harbors:
- a CDS encoding ISL3 family transposase; the protein is MVSYVWSCWSAISQSRFFGGKTVLHGCIQPSNLKCANCRSRRVIRLGQKSRIFKMPPVGGRKVELVVRIPRLCCKNCGSIRQPHLAFAEPKKHYTRSLERFVIDLCRVMTIGDVAEVTGLGWDTVKEIHKRHLHRKYKSFNLKNVRHIAIDEIYLGKKRKYITIVLDLETGRVIHIGKGKGKAALKGFWIRLKRSKAKIQAVATDMASGYMATVLEHLPKADLVLDHFHLVKWFNDKLSLLRRQLYRQATDMHKAVLKGSRWLLLKAPENLKAHSDPKKDERARLQTALELNQPLAMAYYMKERLRLLFQCTDRDRTATELKAWIQEASSSGIRILKDAARMLSIWKPFILNWHKHRISTGKLEAINCKIGTLQRNAYGYRDDEYLKLRIFNLHNSKYALTG